The DNA region tttatcctgctacttctatcagcagtcacatcatcaaaaaacacCAGTCACCAAGTTCCAGTGGCAGCAATACATACAATaaatgcccatgccataacactgcctccaccatgttttgacagatgatgtggtatgctttggatcaggagccgttcctttccttctccacactcttctcttcccatcagtctggtacaagttcattcttgtttcatctgtccatagaatcttgttccagaactgggcaggttctggcaaagtctaatctggccttttgtgttcttgagtgttaccagtggtttgcaccttgtggtgaaccctctgtatttacgTTCATGtaggcgtctcttgattgtagactttgacaatgatacacctacctcctcaagattgttcttgacctggatagatgttgtgatgggatttttcttcaccaaggaaagaattctgcgattATCCACTTTAGTTGCCTTCTGTGGCCTTCCAGGCCTTtaggtgttgctgagctcgccagtgcattccttcttttaagaacgtaccaaattgttgatttggtcacTGCTAAAGcttctgctatctgtctgttAGGTTTGTTTGGCTTTCAGCCTAATAATGGCCTATgtcatttgcatcgacacctctttggaccgcatatttagagttcccatgaacagctaccaaatccAGATTCAACAtgtggaatcaactccagaccttttatgtgctatgaaataacgagggaaaggccacacctggccatgaaactgattcattattaattgtccagttacttttgagcctctgaaaatgagggactatgggTAAAAATGACtctaattcctaaacggttaatgcagtatttttgttaaaccccttaaattaaatctgaaattctgcacttcaaccacatcttgatttgtttgtttcaagtccattgtggtggtgtacagaggcaaaattacaaaaattgtgtcgcTGTCTAAATACTTTTGGACCTAACAgtacataaagagagagagagacagtagagggggagagacagagagagaaagagagagagagggaggaaatcctattcctccctctctctctctgcgttgaggagagagagtgaatgaaagCTGAGGATTGGAGaagaggcagggagaggagtgtatgtacagtagtttGAGTTGAGACTCTTATGTCTCTATTCTCACTCAATTAAACATCTGACCACTTACCTCAAGCTTAAATCAAGTTAGAAAACCTATTGCAGACTTTTTAATCTGGACATACAGCACACCGCTGTGGTTAGGAGGATATATCAATGGATACTGTAATAGCAGTATCTCTGGCAATATGCTCCCATTTCACTAATGAGCACATGGAAACTGTACAACATAGGAAGGTAAGATACAGATTTAATTttgtatatgtactgtacataatgtGATGCATAGAGTGGGATTTCAACGGGTTGTCTTGTCTCATATTTTCATTGGCTCGTTGTTGCCTAGAGCGCACAACTGGTACTGCCTGAATGAAAGTAGTGGACAATAATGTTAATTGTGAATGAAATGGAGGCATATGTTTTCTGCTTAGTCACTTtaataattgtaaaaacaaattgcaAAACGAAAACTGAAACAGCTTATGCATTTTTTGATTGTGCAGCTCTGGTTGGCTCGCTGTCTCTATCACACAGTCACTAAGCATCTGAATGCCTTGTTTCCCAGCTAATCGGCTAgcctgcagctgtgtgtggcTGTATGCAGTCCCTCTGCTCATGCACAGTCCTTTGGACACCATATCAACTAAACAAATGTTGACACCAGTTCCAGATCTGGGAAATTACCAAGCACTATCTTAGAGGCCACTGAACTTTGAAACATCTGCCTTAGAGATGTGAAAATATGAGTGTCATGAAGAGGAGAACAGAGCatttttcttgctgtgaggGTCCAAGGTTGGTCTCCTGTACAGAGAAAGCATGTGTATGCACATAAGAATAAGGATCATACAATAATGTACTAAAGGAAAGAGCGTGATGAGAAGAGTGATTCAACCACTAAAAGTCCCTAATGACTGTTGAAATGTTGGTTTGTGTGATGACCTCCTTGAGGGAGTTGCcgtcaagtttttttttgagtctgtCCAGCTGGCCCCTGAATTCTTTACATTACCCACTGAGGCGGAATGGTGGCACTGCATAAAATGTCAGTCTCACCAAGGATCTTAATCTCATATTGatctgtaatgtgaaaaaaacctgCAAGTGTGATGACATACTGCAGTTTCAAAAAGACTGGCTCTATTAAGTGACTATATTTTCAAAATCCGACTACTCTGTCACCCCTAAGGGAaaaggtttgtgtttttttaattcatcttaTAAATGATAAGATTGCcgtatttgttttatataaaattattcCCACTTTTAATTTAGAAATAGTGGAGATATGAAGTTTCATTGAAAAAGTGTGACACAAATTGTCATCTGGAGCCAAGCCAGACAGGatgtcaataaaaaatgttaatatccAAACTCTGAATGTCTCACTCAACAAAACTGAGGAATGAAGGTACTGACTGAAgatgcttctctctctccccctctctcaggTGTACAGTGATCATGGAGGCCAATGAGAGAATGGAAACAAAGCAAGACTGCATCTACTCCAATGTCAACAGGTTTGTATCAGAACAGGTTAATCCAGTGAAGGATTCTCCCTTTAGAACATGGAAATTATACCTCACAAATTCCTCCTGAGCCTGAGAAATATGTAACAGAGTTTAGGGTGCCCGCTCTACTCCTCACACCCATTaaggaaatgtcagaaaaaggtCTTTCAAATTAGGGCATCCCATTTCCTCTcgtttatttattaaaacataacAGTTTGATGAAATGGGCCCTGGTCCaagtatgtgtttatttagcGAGGCTGATGAGAAGAAGATGCTCGGTCATAGGCTTGTCCTCTGGCATTTACTCTCAGCCTGAATTTTCCCACTGTTGCCAGAAAAAGACTGAGTGTACTTTAACTGGCAGTCACAGTGACCGTACTGGGAAGTTCAGGAAACTCTGGTAAAAGTCAATTGCTTAGCCGCTTGTTTGCacattattgtattttctgACTAAATTTAGGTAATCAATGATACTATTTTCATTTAGAAAGATGTGTTTTACTGAGGAATAACTACTGTGGTTATTTTGGCAGTAAATTTACTAAATATCATCATTTCACCAAATTTTAAtcccatttattttatttttttaaatttagctgaGTTACTCTAAAACCTGTCATATACCCCCTGGCAATTAAGTAACCCTGGCAGGGAATCACTGATGTAAAACCCAGTCATCactgtttcacattaaattttGGTAATGTTTATGAGTTCTttgaaattaatcattttatgtcAATTTTTAACTTTGTAAAACTcagtgaaagtgttttttttctttttgtgtttaggCTAAAGAAAGGCTGTCTCGGTGGAAGAAGTGGTTTCCATATTGCTTCAGTGGAAAACAAGGGAGCTGGGCAAAGAAGAGAGGTTGTGGCAAAACTTCCCTTCACCCCATTAGACAACCTGAATAACCAGAGGGAAGAATCGCCTATGATGGCTCACTGGAAGCCAAACTTTGACCCTCATGGCAATGAGAACACTCTCTTGGTAGGCAACAAGCTCACCAGATCCAATGGAGGCAACATTAAGGACAAAATTTCTCTGTGGGAGGAAAAGGAACCGACTCATTTACCAATTACCTCAGGTCCTTCAGGTCAGTGGACTACTGTAAAAAGGGCAGAATCCCTgacaaaaagcaacaataaaacTACTGACGAGCTGAGCGCAGAAAGTTGCAGGAGAGTGGCCCataaggaaaaggaaaattttgGGAAAGAGACTGTAGGAAAACATGGGGATTCAAGGCCTTGTTCACCTTTTGAAACTGGGAAACAGCTAACAGGGACGCTCAAGAACAGTAAGGCCTATGAAAATCAAAGAAAGGAGGATTGTAAAAGAGTAGTTCATCCAGAAAAGCAAGATTATGAGAACGAGAATGTAGAAAAACTTGGAGATTCAAGGCCGTGTTCACCTATGGTggcagtgcagcagcaggtggGGATGTTGAGGAAAACCACTGACAAGAGAGCAGCAGAACAAACCAGTCAGGAGAAGAAAGCGGTGTTCACTCTCTTTAAAAAACTGGAGGCTATGGGGGAGAACCATGGGAAAACACCTCCAGAGCTCGGAAATTACTTCAGCCCACTGGGTAAGGAAAAACAGGTAGAGGTGCAGAAGAAAGAATCTGAAGCTATCAGTCAGAGTGGTGCAGTGAAGTCCACTGGGTCCAAAGAAGGGAAGGAGCACAAGGAGAATGTGTACACAGAGCCGGGTGCACTCCCCATCAACCCGGTCCCTAAACCCAGACGTACCTTCCAGCATTCAGCTGTCGTCCCCATGGAGAAGAGTCAGAGGCaagggagaggacagaggaatcTCCCTCCACTGCCCTCCATATCCACCAGACCCTCCTCAAAACTTCCTTCTGGTGTCTATGGAAGACCCAGGGGTGAGATAGTCCGAGACAACATCAAGAGGTACAgagtgaacagaaaaacaccTTCTTTATGTAATAACCAGAGCTAAGCCAATGTTAGATCTGATGTTGTACAAACGTGAGGGGAATCTACACAGACAATCACAGTTAGACCACATTTCATACACAGTTGTCATACAAAGTAATTCGTCTTTTAGTAATACATTATATAATCATTTGTATTGTTCTGTTCACTATGACAGGAAATCCTTTGAGTTTGAAGACCTTGCAGAGTCGACTAGCTCGCTCTTCTCTCGTTCACTATCTCAGGATCATCATTATGAAGACATCCTGGGTCAGACACCTCTGTTACTCTTTAcagatttctctttttaaatctgtgccAAGCATAATGTATGAAATGAAGAGGGTAAAAAGGGTATGTTAGAGAGGAAGTAGTTGAGACAACTGAGATAGCGAACTGCAGAAAGGGGCTGTTTTGTCACATTAactaaattgtttttctgaggtttttAACCACTCCATGAACTATGTTCTGCAGAAAACAATTAAAGAATGTAattgttttaaagatttttttggggggcatttttgcctttatttgaaagTGGACagtgtagagagagacaggagacaggagaaCGAGAGGGATATGAAATGCAACACAGGTCCCCCTTTTGGCAATCAATCAATGTAATTTTATCACAAACATGTGGAAGTTGTGGAATTACTCAgaacatttacttaagtaaaaatacaaacccCTGAGAAATAGTCTcttacaagtacaagtcctgcatttaaaagtTTACTCAAGTGAAAGTATAAAAGGAATTTATGGAACGTAAGGAGTATAAGGTGAGtttactgctgtagctggtctaggagctagttttaactaccGTATATGTTGTTACACAATGTTGTCTAACTGCTGCTCTATCACTTTTAGCTATCTTAAGTGCTTTTTACGAACTGCTTATCATTCGGTCATCATATCCCTTTTGACACTGAACCCCTGGTCACTTTTAATGTACATAAACAATAACTGGACAAATGCTAAAAAGAATGAATTGAACATTTCACTTCTGCTCTTTCTGCAGATTCGCCAAAGGAGAACCCGTATGAGGACATAGAGTTGGAGAGTCAGTGCTCCCAGCAgtctctgccttcctctcctGGCGCTGATACCACCAAGGTTCCTGCAATAGAAACTAAACATAATGCCAACAACTCTGATTTAgtgattaaaagattaaaaaatatttttctgcaCACAGGCCTCAAGGCCTGGCTTCTTCAGGCAGAATTCCGGCAGGAGCTTTAAGTTGCTAGACCTGCGGAGAAATAGCCAGCAAACCCACAGTACCAGCAGTGGGGGCATTTCATCTCCACCCCAGCTCAGCCCTCCCTCCACCCCCACTGGTCCTGAACACACTACCTGGATGCCTGGGGATCCCTGCAGCCGCACCTGCCGCAGGATACCTACAGTCTGTGTTTGAATATGTTTGAATGTTACGCCAGTACCCCTAGATCACATAGTGTCAcatgttctttttatttaaactgaactTTATTATGATCTCAGATTGAGCACA from Xiphias gladius isolate SHS-SW01 ecotype Sanya breed wild chromosome 2, ASM1685928v1, whole genome shotgun sequence includes:
- the LOC120799538 gene encoding DENN domain-containing protein 2A-like isoform X2 yields the protein MSTWKLYNIGRCTVIMEANERMETKQDCIYSNVNRLKKGCLGGRSGFHIASVENKGAGQRREVVAKLPFTPLDNLNNQREESPMMAHWKPNFDPHGNENTLLVGNKLTRSNGGNIKDKISLWEEKEPTHLPITSGPSGQWTTVKRAESLTKSNNKTTDELSAESCRRVAHKEKENFGKETVGKHGDSRPCSPFETGKQLTGTLKNSKAYENQRKEDCKRVVHPEKQDYENENVEKLGDSRPCSPMVAVQQQVGMLRKTTDKRAAEQTSQEKKAVFTLFKKLEAMGENHGKTPPELGNYFSPLGKEKQVEVQKKESEAISQSGAVKSTGSKEGKEHKENVYTEPGALPINPVPKPRRTFQHSAVVPMEKSQRQGRGQRNLPPLPSISTRPSSKLPSGVYGRPRGEIVRDNIKRKSFEFEDLAESTSSLFSRSLSQDHHYEDILDSPKENPYEDIELESQCSQQSLPSSPGADTTKASRPGFFRQNSGRSFKLLDLRRNSQQTHSTSSGGISSPPQLSPPSTPTGPEHTTWMPGDPCSRTCRRIPTVVLRINSIFEARIRKKHLRRIYHYAETSSGRVTDENSDSESEVEERAKAHRQRLVSVQSILSQSSQTQVHYNGTNNRNSSLEQELHQRKLFEYFLVVSLQKSKAGAHYLPEVTQQFPPKLERSFKFMRETEDQLRIIPQFCFPDAKDWELVENYPSEMFSFVLTGEDGSRRFGYCRRLLPSGKGKRLPEVYCIVSHLGCFNLFSKVLDEVERRRALSPALVQPFMRAIMEAQFPAPGRTITIKTFLPGSGTEVMELCRPSDSRLEHVDFECLFSCLSLRLLLRVFGSLLLERRVIFTADKLSTLSQCCHAVVALLYPFVWQHTYIPVLPSAMLDIVCTPTPFIVGLLSSSLPQLTELPLEEVLVVDLGNSRFLRQGYSIWSFSL
- the LOC120799538 gene encoding DENN domain-containing protein 2A-like isoform X1, whose translation is MSTWKLYNIGRCTVIMEANERMETKQDCIYSNVNRLKKGCLGGRSGFHIASVENKGAGQRREVVAKLPFTPLDNLNNQREESPMMAHWKPNFDPHGNENTLLVGNKLTRSNGGNIKDKISLWEEKEPTHLPITSGPSGQWTTVKRAESLTKSNNKTTDELSAESCRRVAHKEKENFGKETVGKHGDSRPCSPFETGKQLTGTLKNSKAYENQRKEDCKRVVHPEKQDYENENVEKLGDSRPCSPMVAVQQQVGMLRKTTDKRAAEQTSQEKKAVFTLFKKLEAMGENHGKTPPELGNYFSPLGKEKQVEVQKKESEAISQSGAVKSTGSKEGKEHKENVYTEPGALPINPVPKPRRTFQHSAVVPMEKSQRQGRGQRNLPPLPSISTRPSSKLPSGVYGRPRGEIVRDNIKRKSFEFEDLAESTSSLFSRSLSQDHHYEDILDSPKENPYEDIELESQCSQQSLPSSPGADTTKASRPGFFRQNSGRSFKLLDLRRNSQQTHSTSSGGISSPPQLSPPSTPTGPEHTTWMPGDPCSRTCRRIPTVVLRINSIFEARIRKKHLRRIYHYAETSSGRVTDENSDSESEVEERAKAHRQRLVSVQSILSQSSQTQVHYNGTNNRNSSLEQELHQRKLFEYFLVVSLQKSKAGAHYLPEVTQQFPPKLERSFKFMRETEDQLRIIPQFCFPDAKDWELVENYPSEMFSFVLTGEDGSRRFGYCRRLLPSGKGKRLPEVYCIVSHLGCFNLFSKVLDEVERRRALSPALVQPFMRAIMEAQFPAPGRTITIKTFLPGSGTEVMELCRPSDSRLEHVDFECLFSCLSLRLLLRVFGSLLLERRVIFTADKLSTLSQCCHAVVALLYPFVWQHTYIPVLPSAMLDIVCTPTPFIVGLLSSSLPQLTELPLEEVLVVDLGNSRFLRQLDDEDTILPSKLQSALENVLERRRELATERGGDTPSDSGHLSTVVSEAFVRFFVELVGHYPLFIIGEREDGYSSSSSSPVPCSFQRDGFRKAIPSKTVRRFLEIFMETQMFGWFIQERELHRQALRGLFEVRVQEYLDCIHENEHRRVNRFLKGLGNKMKFLSKK